The Acidimicrobiales bacterium genome has a segment encoding these proteins:
- a CDS encoding AMP-binding protein, whose protein sequence is MSPTLARSLGSTAPTAHDGVDLSALRAFGSTGEAWNEGPWWWLFDDVGGRDIPIVNLSGGTEVGACFLSVNLLQGLKPVSVGGPALGMDVDVIDASGQTVLDGLRSSWPVGHRRPGMTRGVWNDPQRYLETYWSRIPGVWVHGDWASRDADGFWYLHGRSDDTLNIAGKRIGPAEFESVAVSVAGVVAAAAVGVPDPVEGESSVLCVVAGPNPPDDLVEQVSAAVVRELGKAFKPSAVHVVDDLPRTRSAKIVRRAVKAVLLGDDPGDVSTLENPESLGALPGSPSPEEGPDR, encoded by the coding sequence TTGTCGCCGACCCTCGCCCGGTCGCTGGGTTCCACCGCACCGACCGCCCACGATGGGGTCGATCTGTCGGCCTTGCGGGCCTTCGGGTCGACGGGCGAGGCGTGGAACGAGGGGCCGTGGTGGTGGCTCTTCGACGACGTCGGAGGCCGAGACATCCCCATCGTCAACCTGTCGGGCGGTACCGAGGTCGGCGCCTGCTTCCTGTCGGTCAACCTCCTCCAGGGCCTCAAGCCGGTCTCGGTCGGTGGTCCGGCGCTCGGGATGGACGTCGACGTCATCGATGCGAGCGGCCAGACGGTTCTCGACGGTCTTCGGTCGAGCTGGCCTGTCGGTCACCGTCGGCCGGGCATGACGCGGGGCGTGTGGAACGACCCCCAGCGCTACCTCGAGACCTACTGGTCCCGGATCCCCGGCGTGTGGGTCCATGGGGACTGGGCCTCACGTGACGCCGACGGGTTCTGGTACCTCCACGGCCGCAGCGACGACACCCTGAACATCGCCGGCAAGCGGATCGGGCCGGCCGAGTTCGAGTCGGTTGCGGTGTCGGTAGCCGGTGTGGTCGCGGCCGCAGCGGTCGGCGTGCCCGACCCGGTCGAGGGCGAGTCGAGCGTGCTGTGCGTGGTGGCCGGGCCGAACCCGCCCGACGATCTGGTCGAGCAGGTGTCGGCTGCGGTGGTGCGCGAGCTCGGCAAGGCCTTCAAGCCGAGCGCCGTCCACGTCGTCGACGACCTTCCTCGCACCCGGTCGGCCAAGATCGTCCGACGAGCGGTGAAGGCGGTCCTGCTCGGCGACGACCCCGGAGACGTGTCCACGCTGGAGAACCCAGAGAGCCTGGGAGCCCTGCCGGGCTCCCCATCGCCCGAGGAGGGCCCCGACCGATGA